The following coding sequences are from one Candidatus Nitrosopumilus sp. SW window:
- a CDS encoding TIGR00269 family protein — protein sequence MKCDGCENSAVYTRKYSGQKLCSECFSNSIVRKTAKTISKHKMIKNNELVAVAVSGGKDSLALLKIIHEMSSTHNFRIKAITIDEGIPGYRNEALEIVEKFCGELGVEHKVYSYKDLFELTLDEALDLRENEKTSSCSICGTLRRRAIDHAAKNIGADVIATGHNLDDTLQTFVINMLSGDTNKIGWMDPDTSSNSLRKIKPFCEIYESEIVFYAFTNDIPFQSEPCPHMNEGIRTEIREFLNSLEKQHSGIKNNLYQSILRVSSIVKETNYKEKTICEKCGSDCTGNVCSVCNMVLKLKENQT from the coding sequence ATGAAATGTGATGGATGTGAAAATTCAGCAGTTTATACTAGAAAATATTCTGGGCAAAAACTCTGTTCAGAATGTTTCTCAAATTCCATTGTAAGAAAGACTGCAAAAACCATTTCCAAACACAAAATGATCAAAAATAATGAATTAGTAGCTGTTGCCGTGTCTGGAGGAAAAGATTCTCTTGCACTATTGAAAATAATTCACGAAATGTCATCGACTCATAATTTTAGAATTAAAGCAATTACTATTGATGAAGGCATTCCAGGATATAGAAATGAAGCATTAGAAATTGTTGAAAAATTTTGTGGAGAGTTAGGTGTTGAACACAAAGTTTACTCTTACAAAGATCTCTTTGAATTAACACTTGATGAAGCATTGGATTTGAGAGAAAATGAAAAAACATCATCATGTTCAATTTGCGGAACTTTAAGAAGAAGAGCAATCGATCATGCTGCAAAAAATATTGGTGCAGATGTTATTGCAACGGGACACAATCTAGATGACACATTACAAACATTTGTCATAAACATGCTTTCAGGAGATACTAATAAAATTGGATGGATGGATCCTGATACATCTTCAAATTCGTTAAGAAAAATCAAACCATTTTGCGAGATATATGAATCTGAGATAGTGTTTTATGCATTTACAAATGATATTCCATTCCAATCAGAACCTTGTCCTCACATGAATGAAGGAATAAGAACAGAGATTCGTGAATTTCTAAATTCGTTAGAAAAACAACACAGTGGAATTAAAAATAATTTGTATCAATCAATTCTCAGAGTATCAAGTATAGTAAAAGAAACAAACTACAAAGAAAAAACGATTTGTGAGAAATGTGGTAGTGACTGTACAGGAAATGTATGCTCAGTTTGCAACATGGTGTTGAAGTTAAAAGAGAATCAAACCTAA
- a CDS encoding DUF5655 domain-containing protein gives MEGIISFGNKRSYEDFKKQIPPQVIPLFNSIREFCFDLGENVVEDVRMHRVVFCKSITFRWFTDVEPQKEGVVIKIQKNRKDPIEIIQINKNQQISEFGDLIKEAYEQIR, from the coding sequence ATGGAAGGAATAATTTCATTTGGAAACAAAAGAAGTTATGAGGATTTTAAAAAGCAAATTCCTCCTCAAGTAATACCATTGTTTAATTCAATTCGAGAATTTTGTTTTGATTTAGGAGAAAATGTGGTTGAAGATGTTAGAATGCACAGAGTTGTTTTTTGTAAATCCATAACATTTCGATGGTTTACAGATGTAGAACCCCAAAAAGAAGGAGTTGTGATAAAAATTCAAAAAAACAGAAAAGACCCTATAGAAATTATTCAAATCAATAAAAACCAGCAAATTTCTGAATTTGGAGATTTAATTAAAGAAGCATATGAGCAAATTCGCTAA
- a CDS encoding acylphosphatase → MSNQRIRLFVTGRVQGVFFRQTLKTKAIQNDVFGWVKNLKDGRVEAVLEGNEENVSRLVEWAHAGPANAIVGDVEIRNEKFSGEFSKFDVLY, encoded by the coding sequence ATGTCAAATCAACGAATTAGGCTTTTTGTAACAGGTAGAGTTCAGGGTGTTTTTTTTCGCCAGACCTTAAAAACAAAAGCAATACAAAACGATGTTTTTGGATGGGTAAAAAATCTCAAAGATGGTCGTGTTGAAGCCGTTTTAGAAGGTAATGAAGAAAATGTTAGTCGATTAGTTGAATGGGCTCATGCTGGACCTGCAAATGCAATAGTTGGGGATGTAGAAATCCGAAATGAAAAATTTTCTGGCGAATTCTCAAAGTTTGATGTTTTGTATTAG
- a CDS encoding 50S ribosomal protein L2, which produces MGKRPLVRRRGRGGNQFRSTSTGKVGVKANYPRFPLSEQHEGKIIDLVHERGREAPLAKVRFEDGSVSFVPAVLGAKVGETLQFGLKSKIEKGNVISIQNIPDGTIVCNIEKHFGDGGAIVKSAGTDATVFSHGDEGVTVKLPSGKFTTLNPKNRAMIGTLAGGGASERPFMSAGGKWRNFKAKGKKYPIVRGVAQAAYVHPHGGGRHQHVGQSSTVSRDAPPGAKVGSIAARKTGRARIKERK; this is translated from the coding sequence TTGGGTAAGAGACCATTAGTAAGAAGACGTGGCCGTGGAGGCAATCAATTCAGATCTACTTCTACTGGTAAAGTAGGTGTTAAAGCAAACTATCCTCGTTTCCCACTATCTGAACAACATGAAGGCAAGATTATTGACCTTGTTCATGAACGTGGCAGAGAAGCACCTTTAGCTAAAGTTAGATTTGAAGATGGTTCGGTATCTTTTGTTCCGGCAGTTCTTGGTGCAAAAGTTGGTGAAACTTTACAATTTGGATTAAAATCAAAAATTGAAAAAGGAAATGTAATTAGTATTCAAAATATTCCTGATGGAACTATTGTATGTAATATTGAAAAACACTTTGGTGATGGCGGTGCAATTGTAAAATCTGCCGGAACTGATGCAACTGTTTTTTCTCACGGTGATGAGGGCGTTACTGTTAAACTTCCTTCTGGAAAATTTACTACTCTAAATCCAAAAAATAGAGCCATGATTGGAACTCTTGCTGGTGGTGGAGCTAGTGAAAGACCATTTATGAGTGCAGGTGGAAAATGGAGAAACTTCAAAGCTAAAGGAAAGAAATACCCAATAGTCAGAGGTGTTGCTCAAGCAGCTTATGTTCACCCACACGGTGGTGGTCGTCATCAACATGTTGGACAAAGTTCTACTGTTTCTAGAGACGCTCCTCCAGGAGCTAAAGTCGGAAGTATTGCTGCAAGAAAAACTGGTAGAGCTAGAATTAAAGAAAGAAAGTAG
- a CDS encoding CDC48 family AAA ATPase — MSQNALSLKVLEAYTRDVGRGVARIDYDSMDTLNASTGDVIEIKGKRRTVAKCLPLYPSDEGKGIIRIDGLGRNNSGIAIGDTISVRKIKAVAAEKVVVAPLEAIPPIDERYLADALESVPLIKGDNVMVPYFGGRLTFQVIGVTPAADAVLITQKTVFHIAEKGETLRGVPQVTYEDIGGLTDEIKKVREMIELPLRHPEIFEKLGIEAPKGVLLYGPPGTGKTLLAKAVANESNAHFISISGPEIMSKFYGESEARLREIFKEAREKAPSIIFVDEIDSIAPKREEVTGEVERRVVSQMLSLMDGLEARGKVIVISATNRPNAIDPALRRPGRFDREIEIKVPDKKGRKDILAIHSRNMPLSDDVNIDKISSVSHGYVGADLEYLCKEAAMKCLRRLLPILNLEEEKIPPETLDKLIVNHEDFTKALIEVTPSGMREVFIENPDVKWDEVGGLEDVKRELQEAVEWPMKYPGLYDKLGHSMPRGILLHGPSGTGKTLLAKAVATQSEANFVSVRGPELLSKWVGESERGIREIFKRARQSAPCVVFFDEIDSIAPIRGAGGETAVTERVVSQLLTELDGMENMHGVVVLAATNRADMIDPALLRPGRFDKIIQVPNPDKDSRKRILEINAEKIPMGDDVDLDKIAEATDGMSGADTSSIANTAVSLVIHEYLDKHPDVKDVEKSSIDAKVTMKHFEEAVKKVREQKDLKMGEKLVASYYR; from the coding sequence ATGAGTCAAAATGCTCTTTCTCTCAAAGTTCTAGAGGCATATACTAGAGATGTTGGAAGAGGAGTAGCAAGAATTGATTATGATTCAATGGACACATTAAATGCATCAACAGGTGATGTTATAGAAATTAAGGGTAAAAGACGAACAGTTGCAAAATGTCTTCCATTATATCCATCTGATGAAGGAAAGGGAATTATCAGAATTGATGGGCTAGGAAGAAATAATTCAGGAATTGCAATTGGAGATACAATTTCAGTAAGAAAAATCAAAGCAGTTGCTGCAGAAAAGGTTGTAGTTGCTCCATTAGAAGCAATTCCTCCAATTGATGAAAGATATCTTGCAGATGCTTTAGAAAGTGTTCCTTTGATAAAAGGAGATAATGTTATGGTTCCATACTTTGGGGGACGTTTAACTTTCCAAGTAATTGGCGTTACCCCAGCTGCTGATGCAGTTTTGATTACTCAAAAAACAGTTTTCCATATTGCAGAAAAAGGAGAGACATTACGTGGAGTTCCACAAGTAACCTATGAAGACATTGGAGGTTTAACTGATGAAATAAAGAAAGTAAGAGAAATGATTGAACTTCCATTAAGACATCCTGAAATTTTTGAAAAATTAGGAATTGAAGCTCCAAAGGGTGTTTTATTGTATGGTCCACCGGGAACAGGTAAAACATTGCTTGCAAAAGCTGTTGCAAATGAAAGTAATGCACATTTTATCAGCATTTCAGGTCCAGAAATTATGAGTAAGTTTTATGGTGAAAGTGAAGCTAGGTTAAGAGAAATTTTCAAAGAAGCAAGAGAAAAAGCTCCTTCAATTATCTTCGTTGATGAAATTGATTCTATTGCACCAAAAAGAGAAGAAGTTACTGGAGAAGTTGAAAGAAGAGTTGTATCTCAAATGTTATCATTAATGGACGGATTAGAAGCCAGAGGCAAAGTAATTGTAATTTCTGCAACAAACAGACCAAACGCAATCGATCCTGCTCTTAGACGACCTGGTAGATTTGATAGAGAAATTGAAATCAAAGTGCCAGATAAAAAAGGAAGAAAAGACATTCTTGCAATTCACAGTAGAAACATGCCGTTATCAGATGATGTCAACATAGATAAAATTTCATCAGTTAGTCACGGATATGTCGGTGCAGATTTGGAATATCTATGTAAAGAAGCAGCAATGAAATGTTTGAGAAGATTATTACCCATTCTAAATCTTGAAGAAGAAAAGATTCCACCTGAGACATTAGATAAATTAATTGTAAATCATGAAGACTTTACCAAAGCTTTGATTGAGGTAACACCATCTGGAATGAGAGAAGTATTCATTGAAAATCCAGATGTGAAATGGGATGAAGTTGGTGGTTTAGAAGATGTTAAACGAGAATTACAAGAAGCAGTTGAATGGCCAATGAAATATCCAGGTCTTTATGATAAATTAGGACACAGTATGCCTAGAGGAATATTACTTCACGGTCCAAGTGGTACAGGTAAAACATTGCTTGCAAAAGCTGTTGCAACACAAAGCGAAGCAAACTTTGTTTCTGTTAGAGGTCCTGAATTATTATCTAAATGGGTAGGGGAATCAGAAAGAGGAATTAGAGAAATTTTCAAAAGAGCAAGACAGTCTGCACCATGTGTAGTTTTCTTTGACGAAATAGACTCTATCGCACCAATTAGAGGAGCAGGTGGTGAAACTGCAGTAACTGAAAGAGTTGTCAGTCAATTACTTACAGAGTTAGATGGAATGGAGAATATGCATGGAGTTGTTGTTTTAGCTGCAACAAACAGAGCAGATATGATTGATCCAGCATTATTGAGACCAGGCAGATTTGATAAAATTATTCAAGTACCAAATCCAGATAAAGATAGTAGAAAGCGTATTCTGGAAATTAATGCCGAAAAGATTCCTATGGGAGATGACGTAGATTTAGATAAGATTGCAGAAGCTACAGATGGAATGAGTGGAGCTGATACTTCATCTATTGCAAATACAGCAGTTTCATTAGTTATTCATGAATATCTAGACAAACACCCAGATGTCAAAGATGTTGAAAAAAGTAGTATTGATGCCAAAGTTACCATGAAACACTTTGAAGAAGCAGTAAAGAAAGTAAGAGAACAAAAAGACCTCAAGATGGGCGAAAAACTGGTAGCATCTTACTACAGATAG
- a CDS encoding MBL fold metallo-hydrolase, which translates to MKVTSLNSASVLIEDENVKILCDPWLIGEEYFGSWGIYPPYEFKSDMFEGVDFIYISHIHPDHCSKKTLQNLDKKIPVLIHRFVEKSLKFKIEELGFKVIELEHNLRIRLKNNVFINILAADNCDPNICGKLMGCGLLETKFGTTQIDTMSIIDNEKEVIVNTNDCPLQIAKNTAKLVKTLYPKIDLLLVGYVKASSYPQTFELEIEDKVIESEKKQEQKLETTKDFINLFEPKFYIPFAGRYTLTGKFSELNKYRGEPELEYAFEWLRKNIPEEKHKGIILNHNEFFDISKNQISKKYEPINIKEKENFVKHNFLKKSFDYEQEQIPDISELLELIPKAYENFELVRKKIGWISNTVIILRLDVNNSRKDNDPIAVAISCNGDGIQTIKDEKDILKFEKYLQMSLDLRLLKWLLLGPKKAHWSLVDIGCHIKYKRVPNTYERALYYCWNRFFVSKNEKKAEIASFN; encoded by the coding sequence ATGAAAGTCACATCTTTGAACTCTGCATCAGTTTTGATAGAAGATGAAAATGTCAAAATTCTTTGTGATCCATGGCTAATTGGAGAAGAATATTTTGGGTCCTGGGGTATCTACCCACCATATGAATTCAAATCAGATATGTTTGAAGGTGTTGATTTTATCTACATTAGCCACATACATCCTGACCATTGTAGCAAAAAAACTCTTCAGAATCTTGACAAGAAAATTCCAGTTTTAATTCACAGATTTGTTGAAAAATCATTAAAATTCAAAATTGAAGAATTAGGATTCAAAGTAATTGAGCTTGAACATAATCTTAGAATTAGATTAAAAAATAACGTTTTCATAAATATTCTAGCAGCAGATAATTGCGATCCAAACATTTGTGGAAAATTAATGGGTTGTGGCTTATTAGAAACAAAATTTGGCACCACCCAAATTGACACGATGTCAATTATTGATAATGAAAAAGAAGTGATAGTAAATACAAATGATTGTCCATTACAAATTGCAAAAAATACAGCCAAATTAGTAAAAACACTATATCCAAAAATTGATCTGTTACTTGTAGGTTATGTTAAAGCATCTTCATACCCACAAACATTTGAACTTGAAATTGAAGATAAGGTGATAGAATCAGAAAAGAAGCAAGAGCAAAAATTGGAAACTACAAAAGATTTTATTAATTTGTTTGAGCCTAAATTCTACATCCCATTTGCAGGAAGATATACACTAACAGGTAAATTTAGTGAATTAAATAAATACAGAGGAGAACCAGAATTAGAATATGCATTTGAATGGTTAAGAAAAAATATTCCAGAAGAAAAACATAAAGGAATTATTTTAAATCATAATGAATTTTTTGATATTAGTAAAAATCAAATTTCAAAAAAATACGAACCAATAAACATAAAAGAAAAAGAAAATTTTGTAAAACATAATTTTTTGAAAAAATCATTTGATTACGAACAAGAACAAATTCCAGATATATCAGAATTATTAGAATTAATTCCAAAAGCTTATGAAAATTTTGAATTAGTTAGAAAAAAGATCGGGTGGATATCAAATACTGTGATTATTTTGCGATTGGATGTAAATAACAGTAGAAAAGATAATGATCCTATTGCCGTTGCCATATCATGTAACGGGGATGGAATTCAAACAATAAAGGATGAGAAAGATATTTTAAAATTTGAAAAATATTTACAAATGTCACTTGATTTAAGATTACTAAAATGGTTATTGTTAGGTCCAAAAAAAGCACATTGGAGTTTAGTAGATATTGGTTGTCATATAAAATACAAAAGAGTTCCAAATACATATGAGCGTGCATTGTACTATTGTTGGAATAGATTTTTTGTGTCTAAAAATGAGAAAAAGGCAGAGATAGCTAGTTTTAATTAA
- the gatD gene encoding Glu-tRNA(Gln) amidotransferase subunit GatD, protein MSEYRGYEGNSLEFLKKNQVIVGDFVKILSDITYSGIIMPRYEHSDDKHIVLKLKSGYNVGLEIEKIEKIEKIQSSENTVDEPKKINKVEGLPKVLLLSTGGTIASKIDYRTGAVTPVLTAEELNSSVPELSKIANIDAEVLLSEYSENIMPENWLEIAKKISNYSDSDYSGIIIAHGTDTMHYTSSFLSFALAGFPIPIVLVGSQRSSDRASSDAALNLIGATRFITESKTKGVYIVMHNDENDNTVACHIGTRVRKNHTSKRGAFQTIGDNPAFIIVEEKIQKNISKEFYKTQKFQPKINLDTKIALVKYYPGYDPKLIEHIIDGGYKGIIFEGTGLGHVGRVMYDSIKKANEKGMFLGMTSQCIDGRVRMTVYESGRDLLNLGIIPLENMLPEVALVKAMWALGNTQNIEEVKEIMLDNIASEMSI, encoded by the coding sequence ATGTCAGAATACAGGGGATATGAAGGAAATTCATTAGAATTTCTAAAGAAAAATCAAGTAATAGTTGGAGATTTTGTAAAAATTCTATCAGATATTACATATTCAGGCATAATTATGCCTAGATATGAGCATAGTGACGATAAACATATTGTTTTGAAATTAAAAAGCGGATATAATGTTGGATTAGAAATTGAAAAGATAGAAAAGATAGAGAAAATTCAATCTTCAGAAAATACTGTTGATGAACCTAAAAAAATAAACAAAGTTGAAGGATTGCCAAAAGTATTACTGCTTTCAACTGGAGGAACAATTGCAAGTAAAATAGACTATAGAACAGGGGCAGTCACACCAGTATTAACCGCTGAAGAATTAAACTCATCAGTTCCAGAACTTTCTAAAATTGCAAATATTGATGCAGAAGTTTTGTTGTCAGAATATTCTGAAAATATAATGCCAGAAAATTGGTTAGAGATCGCAAAAAAAATTAGTAATTATTCAGATTCAGATTACTCAGGAATCATTATTGCTCATGGAACTGATACAATGCATTACACATCATCGTTTCTTTCATTTGCATTAGCAGGGTTTCCAATTCCTATTGTTTTAGTTGGATCACAAAGATCATCAGACAGAGCATCATCGGATGCAGCACTAAATTTGATAGGAGCAACAAGATTCATCACAGAAAGCAAAACAAAAGGAGTGTACATTGTTATGCATAATGATGAAAATGATAACACAGTTGCATGTCATATTGGAACAAGAGTTAGAAAAAATCATACAAGTAAACGAGGGGCATTTCAAACAATAGGGGATAATCCAGCATTCATAATTGTAGAAGAAAAAATTCAAAAAAATATTTCTAAAGAATTCTATAAAACTCAAAAATTCCAACCAAAAATTAATCTAGATACAAAAATTGCTTTAGTAAAATATTATCCAGGATACGATCCTAAACTAATTGAACATATTATCGATGGCGGATACAAAGGAATAATCTTTGAAGGAACAGGATTAGGACATGTTGGAAGAGTAATGTATGATTCTATAAAAAAAGCTAATGAAAAAGGGATGTTTCTAGGTATGACATCACAATGCATTGATGGAAGAGTAAGAATGACAGTGTATGAAAGTGGCAGAGATCTTCTAAATTTAGGCATAATTCCACTAGAAAATATGCTTCCAGAGGTGGCTCTAGTAAAAGCAATGTGGGCACTTGGAAATACTCAGAATATAGAAGAGGTAAAAGAAATTATGCTTGATAACATTGCATCAGAAATGTCAATCTAG
- the gatE gene encoding Glu-tRNA(Gln) amidotransferase subunit GatE → MSEFSIDELGVKVGLEIHQQLATNKKLFCNCPPIDTDEYSIKFQRKLRAAKSELGEYDPAALFEKSKSKTIMYFANPESSCLVEQDEEPPHELDEDAKKISLVIASALQSKIFREIYPMRKTVVDGSNTTGFQRTMLISQGGSFNVDNKKIGIQSICLEEDAAKILGEEGSIKKYGLERLGVPLVEIATEPFEVKPHEIKKIALALGRILRSTKKVKRGLGSIRQDVNVSIKDGNVVIEVKGVQQLDQLEKVVEYEAKRQHGLLKISKKLQGIDWTHDNKDRKDVTDLFKKCKSKIIQNAINKNQKIFGISFRNMADMFGYSPYEGIRLGKEVAELVRFFGIGGVFHSDELPNYGVENKDINDLKETLEINDNDGFLILAAPDEKMEVVIDQIVLRIEYIRNEGIPIDTRLATQSGETKFLRPRPGAARMYPETDIPPIIISKTELSNAIENIPKSWDDSIKELQTKYQLNLQLSEQLFDSNYFELFENVVVKTKVNPTFVASVLCSTITNLERNGLDSKLLKDEEITKTFQFLEEGKITKESVEIIFENIMNGKSQTIEEAMKNASIEAVDESELERICYQVVENNQEIIKNQKERAIGPLMGIAMKELRGKASGETINKLLLKNIKNKLENN, encoded by the coding sequence ATGTCAGAATTTTCAATAGATGAGTTAGGAGTTAAAGTAGGACTGGAAATTCATCAGCAACTAGCTACAAATAAAAAATTATTTTGTAATTGTCCACCTATTGATACAGATGAATATTCTATAAAATTTCAAAGAAAGTTACGTGCTGCTAAGAGTGAATTAGGAGAATATGATCCTGCGGCATTATTTGAAAAATCAAAATCAAAAACTATAATGTATTTTGCAAATCCAGAAAGTAGTTGTCTTGTTGAACAAGATGAAGAACCACCACATGAGTTAGATGAAGATGCAAAGAAAATTTCTTTGGTAATCGCATCAGCACTACAATCAAAGATATTTAGAGAAATATATCCAATGAGAAAAACAGTGGTGGATGGATCAAATACTACAGGATTTCAACGAACAATGTTAATTTCACAAGGGGGTTCTTTTAATGTAGATAATAAAAAAATTGGAATTCAATCCATTTGTTTAGAAGAAGATGCAGCAAAGATTTTGGGAGAAGAGGGTTCAATTAAAAAATACGGTTTAGAACGCTTAGGAGTTCCTCTAGTTGAAATTGCTACTGAACCATTTGAAGTAAAACCACATGAAATTAAAAAAATTGCATTAGCATTAGGGAGAATTTTAAGGAGTACTAAAAAAGTAAAAAGAGGATTAGGTTCAATTCGACAAGATGTTAATGTTTCAATTAAAGATGGAAATGTTGTAATTGAGGTCAAAGGAGTTCAGCAGCTTGATCAATTAGAAAAAGTGGTAGAATATGAGGCTAAAAGACAACACGGATTACTAAAAATCTCAAAAAAATTACAGGGTATTGATTGGACTCATGATAATAAAGATCGTAAAGATGTAACAGATCTATTCAAAAAATGTAAATCAAAAATTATCCAAAATGCTATAAATAAAAATCAGAAAATATTTGGAATTTCATTTAGAAATATGGCAGACATGTTTGGATATTCACCATATGAAGGAATTAGATTAGGAAAAGAAGTAGCAGAACTAGTACGATTTTTTGGAATAGGAGGAGTTTTTCATTCTGATGAGTTACCAAATTACGGTGTTGAAAATAAAGACATTAATGATTTGAAAGAAACGTTGGAAATTAACGATAATGATGGATTTTTAATTTTGGCAGCTCCAGACGAGAAAATGGAGGTAGTTATAGATCAGATAGTTTTGAGAATTGAATACATCAGAAATGAAGGAATCCCAATCGACACACGATTAGCAACTCAAAGTGGAGAGACTAAATTTCTGAGACCAAGACCAGGTGCAGCAAGAATGTATCCTGAAACAGACATTCCCCCAATAATAATTTCAAAAACAGAATTAAGTAATGCAATAGAAAACATTCCCAAATCATGGGACGATTCAATTAAAGAATTACAAACAAAATATCAACTAAATCTTCAATTATCAGAACAACTTTTTGATTCAAATTATTTTGAGTTATTTGAAAATGTAGTTGTAAAAACCAAAGTGAATCCAACGTTTGTTGCATCAGTATTATGTTCAACTATAACAAATTTAGAGAGAAATGGATTAGATTCAAAATTATTAAAAGATGAAGAAATAACAAAAACATTTCAATTTTTAGAGGAAGGAAAAATTACTAAAGAATCAGTTGAAATTATTTTTGAGAATATTATGAATGGAAAGTCTCAAACAATAGAAGAGGCAATGAAAAATGCTTCAATTGAGGCGGTAGATGAATCAGAATTAGAGAGAATCTGTTACCAAGTTGTTGAAAATAACCAGGAAATTATAAAAAATCAAAAAGAAAGAGCAATCGGACCTCTAATGGGAATTGCAATGAAGGAGTTAAGAGGCAAAGCATCTGGAGAAACGATCAACAAACTTCTTTTAAAAAATATCAAAAATAAATTAGAAAATAACTAA
- the dnaJ gene encoding molecular chaperone DnaJ yields the protein MSAKRDYYEVLGVSKSSSNDEIKKQYRKLALKFHPDRNQSAEAGEHFKEISEAYAVLSDTEKRQLYDQHGHAGVDGRYSSEDIFQGARGDFSDIFGRGGGGFDSIFESIFGRGGGGFGFSQERGSDILYQTTVTLEDVLHGKQMEIELQKQIQCDTCSGSGCKPGTNKKTCSSCNGQGQVRQTRNMGFASFVTAAPCSSCRGQGSIIETPCSVCNGQGKKKGSKKVTFDIPPGIDSGDYTVPNEGNEVPGGSNGDLIVRVRVQPHSKFNRDGKDIFYDQDVSMVDAALGCEVVVPTLEGTEKIKVDSGSQPNTIIKLKGKGVPHINSRGRGDQYVRIVVNIPKKLNKHQKNLLDEFKQTSD from the coding sequence ATGTCTGCAAAACGAGATTATTATGAAGTTTTAGGGGTGTCTAAATCATCTTCTAATGATGAAATTAAAAAACAATATAGAAAATTAGCATTAAAGTTTCATCCTGATAGAAATCAATCTGCTGAGGCTGGAGAACATTTTAAAGAAATTTCTGAAGCATATGCCGTTCTTTCTGATACTGAAAAAAGACAACTATATGATCAACATGGGCATGCAGGTGTAGATGGAAGATATTCCAGTGAAGATATCTTTCAGGGTGCACGTGGTGACTTTAGTGATATTTTTGGTCGTGGAGGTGGAGGATTTGATTCTATTTTTGAATCCATCTTTGGTCGTGGAGGTGGAGGATTTGGATTTAGTCAAGAACGAGGCTCTGATATTCTTTATCAAACAACAGTAACATTAGAAGATGTTTTACATGGCAAACAAATGGAAATTGAATTACAAAAACAAATCCAATGTGATACATGTAGTGGTTCTGGTTGTAAACCTGGTACCAATAAAAAGACATGTTCCTCGTGTAATGGACAAGGTCAAGTAAGACAAACACGTAACATGGGATTTGCTTCATTTGTAACTGCTGCACCATGTTCCTCGTGTAGGGGCCAAGGCTCAATTATTGAAACTCCTTGTAGTGTTTGTAACGGTCAAGGAAAGAAAAAAGGCTCAAAAAAAGTTACATTTGATATTCCACCTGGAATTGATTCAGGTGATTATACTGTACCAAATGAAGGAAATGAAGTGCCTGGAGGTTCTAATGGTGATCTAATCGTTAGAGTTAGAGTACAACCTCATTCAAAATTCAACAGAGATGGGAAAGATATTTTCTATGATCAAGATGTTTCAATGGTTGATGCAGCATTAGGATGTGAGGTTGTTGTTCCAACTTTGGAAGGAACTGAAAAAATCAAAGTTGATTCTGGAAGTCAACCAAACACAATTATCAAATTAAAAGGAAAAGGTGTACCTCATATCAATTCCAGAGGTAGGGGCGATCAATATGTCCGAATTGTAGTAAACATTCCTAAAAAACTCAACAAACATCAAAAAAATCTACTTGATGAATTTAAACAAACTAGTGATTAA